The sequence TAATCTTCTTTTTCAGCTCGCCTTTTAATTCCGCTAATTCCAGGGCTTCAATCAAGGTCAGCGCCGTACTGAAATACACTTTGTAACCGGACGCTATGGCCTTAAGGCCCAGGCCAATAGCCAGATGTGTTTTACCGACGCCCGGTGAACCAATGAACACGACGTTTTCCCTGTTATCAAGGAAACCAAAGTCTAAAAGACTGTTCACCTCCCGTTTGCTGATGCTGGTTTGAAAGACGTAATCAAAGTCATCCAGGCTTTTATGCACGGGAAAGCCCGCCCGCCGTTGGTTTTGTTCAATACGCTTGCCATTCCTCTGCTGTAGCTCTAGCTCTATCAAGGTCTCTGCAAAATGCAGATAGGAGACCGCATGGGTTTCAGCTTGGCCAAGCACCGTCTCCAAACCTTGGGCAATAGCCGATAGGTACAAGCCGCGATATTTATGGGCAACGCTATCAATGGACGACATGGCTGCCTCCCTGACCGGTTAATTGGCCATTAAGGACAGCTTAATGCGCCAAGGCGCTGGCTGCCTGGGCAGGGTCAGGTTGTGCCCCACCCTTGCTGCGGACACGCGTTCAGGATTCAATTGGTAAGCATCGAGCAGCGCGCGGAACTGAGTCGCCGTTAAGCGCGGTGCCGTCAGAATACGCGCTAACAAATCAGCGTTTATAGCACCGTAGTTCACCAGATGGGCGGCGATGATCTGCTTGGCGCCCACTAACTGATCCTTGTAGATTTTCGGTGAGGTGGCCTTCAATAGCGCGCATAACCGCTGACTGGCACGCGCGCCCAACTGCTGTTCTAGTGCGGCTTCCAGCGCCTCAACACGCTGCTGCCTATCCCGGTAATGATGGGTGTTTTTAATGAGCTGTGACCTTTCTCCAGGCAGATAACGTGTTCAGCAATCCTGTCACCGCTGGCCAGATCAGTAATCAGCAGTTGCCCTGCATGAACCGCTACACCTACCTTGGCGGATTGATAGGCCATGGGCACCGAGTATTTATTCGATTGCCAGGAAATCAGGCTGGTTTTATCAACCTGTCGGGTTTCGGAGGCTACCGCCTGATGCGGTAAGCAGGCAGGCGTCAAATAAGACTGCATTTTGTCTTTTTCTTCCCGGTCATAATGCACTTGAGGCTGTTGCTGTGTTGAACCATGGAGACGCTGATTAGCAAGGGTATCCAGCCAATCCTTTAAATAGTTTTCCAGTGCCTGCCAATCGTTGAATTCTTCACCATAGAAGCCATTCTGTTTGACATATTTAACCCCGGCTTCCACATGATTTTTACCGATTACGGTATCAATCTCCCAATCGCCGACACGGCTCTTCTCGTCAACAATCGCCGGTCTTTCTGCAATGCCGACACGTCCGACAATCTGCCCCCGTTTGTCTTTCGAGCCATATTTCTTGCGGCGCTTCTTGTGGGCTTGGCGCAGGTGCTTATACAGATCGCCTCCCGCTCGTTTGTCCGTCCAAATATGCTGATAGATCCGTTCATGATTGAGGCGAGTGCCGTGCTCCTTGTCCAGCCATCCCGAAACTTGCTCAGGACTCCAATCCAGGCGCACTTGGGCTTCAATTAAGCTAATCACTTGCGCAGTCTTTAACTGCCTTAACGGCTTGCTGTTTGCGTCTGTCCGATTTGATCTGGGCCTGTTTAGGACGATATCCACGTAACCCGCGATTACGGGTTAGCTCACCACGGCTGACCGTACCCTCAGAGACGCCAATGATCTCGGATTTGTCTGTCCCGCTTTCAATAAGGCGGCAATCTGGTATCTTTGTGCTTCGGTCAACTGTTTGTAGTCTGTCATCGCTTATCCATCTTTGGTCGGATTGAGAAGGGGGTGGCACTACAACAGTTGACCCCCTTCTTAATCATTCAAAATGAATTGCACTTGTTAGTTGAATCCGCGGGATTATTTGAAGCTATGTGTGAATGAATAGATGCCGTCGTTCCGGCAGGGATTGCCAGGGTCCAGAAGCCATGGATGGCAAAGGCTGTAACACGTCCTTATGCCCTGGATACCGGCAATCCCTGCCGGTAGACGCACCTGCTACGATCAACGCCTCACGCTTATGACAGTCTTCGAAAGAGTTCTGAGCTAATGGTATTTTTTGGTCATTAACTGTGTTTTTTTGTTTAACCGGCAGGGATTAAATCACATTGAATTTACAAATAAACATTTCTCTCCTCATGCTCTTTACAGCAAATTCCGCCCAATAAATTCCAAACAGAAATTAAAACGGGCAAACTCAAAAAGGTTTAAAAGTTGATAAATAACGTTTATAAAGAGGA comes from Methylicorpusculum oleiharenae and encodes:
- the istB gene encoding IS21-like element helper ATPase IstB; this translates as MSSIDSVAHKYRGLYLSAIAQGLETVLGQAETHAVSYLHFAETLIELELQQRNGKRIEQNQRRAGFPVHKSLDDFDYVFQTSISKREVNSLLDFGFLDNRENVVFIGSPGVGKTHLAIGLGLKAIASGYKVYFSTALTLIEALELAELKGELKKKINQLLKFDLLIIDELGYLPMNKQGMHNLFQLINALYEYRSIILTTNKEFTHWGEFFFDGNVAVTIVDRIIHHSHIFMLGGESYRLKSKLNN
- a CDS encoding IS30 family transposase — protein: MDIVLNRPRSNRTDANSKPLRQLKTAQVISLIEAQVRLDWSPEQVSGWLDKEHGTRLNHERIYQHIWTDKRAGGDLYKHLRQAHKKRRKKYGSKDKRGQIVGRVGIAERPAIVDEKSRVGDWEIDTVIGKNHVEAGVKYVKQNGFYGEEFNDWQALENYLKDWLDTLANQRLHGSTQQQPQVHYDREEKDKMQSYLTPACLPHQAVASETRQVDKTSLISWQSNKYSVPMAYQSAKVGVAVHAGQLLITDLASGDRIAEHVICLEKGHSSLKTPIITGIGSSVLRRWKPH